A window of the Brassica napus cultivar Da-Ae chromosome C5, Da-Ae, whole genome shotgun sequence genome harbors these coding sequences:
- the LOC106421379 gene encoding RNA-binding protein 24 — protein sequence MAFHYSISPFGDTTYTKVFVGGLAWETHSDTLRRHFEPFGDILEAVVITDKNTGRSKGYGFVTFRDPEAARRACVDATPIIDGRRANCNLASLGRPRLPMQYAMIPNLPGRIRPPSPYVGGPRGSLFGSHPYQQPSSYSYQQGMMYPYGVTPYGPEYMYSQSQGLYGPYTGQQYLQVYGVPGAVNSPGYQYGQLSQNIPGYTTIQGYSVPGSHIQSPYPSAIAGPSPTQSHVIVQTPQHMQSSGSDQTTG from the exons ATGGCGTTTCACTACTCGATTTCTCCCTTTGGCGACACAACCTACACCAAGGTCTTTGTTGGTGGCCTTGCCTGGGAGACTCACAGCGACACTCTTCGTCGCCATTTCGAGCCCTTTGGTGACATCCTCGAGGCCGTCGTTATCACCGATAAGAACACTGGTCGATCCAAAGGTTACGGCTTT GTGACTTTCCGAGATCCAGAGGCTGCTAGGAGAGCCTGTGTCGATGCAACACCTATTATAGATGGCAGACGTGCCAACTGTAATCTTGCTTCCCTTGGGAGACCTCGCCTTCCCATGCAGTATGCGATGATACCCAATCTCCCTG GACGGATAAGACCTCCATCCCCATATGTTGGAGGTCCTCGCGGTTCACTCTTTGGAAGCCATCCGTATCAGCAACCATCTTCTTATAGCTACCAGCAAGGAATGATGTACCCTTACGG GGTTACACCATATGGACCTGAATACATGTACTCACAGTCTCAG GGCTTATATGGTCCTTACACAGGGCAACAGTACCTTCAGGTTTATGGAGTACCTGGTGCAGTTAACTCACCTGGCTACCAATACGGACAACTGAGTCAGAATATCCCCGGTTACACTACGATACAAGGGTATTCAGTTCCAGGAAGTCATATTCAATCACCTTACCCTTCAGCTATAGCAGGTCCCTCACCAACGCAGTCCCATGTCATTGTCCAGACTCCTCAACATATGCAGAGTAGTGGTTCTGATCAAACAACAGGGTGA